A single region of the Thermotoga profunda AZM34c06 genome encodes:
- a CDS encoding radical SAM protein — protein MKTFEEMEGYIREGHHSFLISGGLNGVGEIPYTDALLKKLGFLKRKYDLQYNFHIGFPLNFVHDFRDIADVVSFDFFSDSETMKKIYGIDRDPLQQIEVMRSLGAFSVPHITIGIDCGKITHEYKSIEILSRYFDSIVLNVFIPTFGTTYESCNPPPVDEVTAIFEYAKKLFKVVALGCMQPRGSYRSILQGELEDIVDVIVKPVNKSGDHFRGCCAFLLKQISQGVMKYV, from the coding sequence ATGAAAACCTTTGAAGAGATGGAAGGATATATTCGAGAAGGCCATCATTCTTTTTTGATCAGTGGCGGTTTAAATGGTGTTGGAGAGATACCTTACACCGATGCACTTCTCAAAAAACTTGGATTTTTGAAGCGAAAATATGATCTTCAGTACAACTTTCACATTGGTTTTCCATTGAATTTTGTTCATGACTTTAGAGATATCGCAGATGTTGTCAGTTTTGATTTTTTCTCCGATTCAGAGACAATGAAAAAAATCTACGGTATTGATAGAGATCCACTCCAACAGATTGAAGTAATGAGATCTCTGGGAGCTTTTTCAGTTCCTCATATAACAATAGGAATAGATTGTGGAAAAATAACACATGAATACAAATCGATTGAAATACTCAGTAGATACTTTGATTCAATTGTTCTGAATGTCTTCATACCAACTTTTGGCACAACCTACGAATCTTGTAATCCTCCACCTGTTGATGAAGTCACAGCCATCTTTGAATATGCAAAGAAGCTTTTCAAAGTAGTTGCTCTTGGTTGTATGCAACCAAGAGGTTCTTACAGATCCATCTTACAAGGTGAACTTGAGGATATCGTGGATGTCATCGTGAAACCTGTGAATAAATCTGGCGATCATTTTAGAGGTTGTTGCGCATTTTTGTTAAAACAAATCTCTCAGGGGGTGATGAAATATGTATGA
- a CDS encoding acyl-CoA mutase large subunit family protein, with translation MYDKEFLNSLSKKVKEWEEQLQAELKKFPERSERFGSRSGIEIRRVYTPLDLQNTDYLNDLGMPGEYPFTRGVQRTMYRGRFWTMRQYAGFGTAEETNKRFKYLLQQGQTGLSVAFDLPTQMGYDSDHPLAQGEVGRVGVAVDSLRDIEILFDSIPLKDVSTSMTINSTAAILLGMYAVTAQKQGANIGELRGTIQNDVLKEYIARGTYIFPPQPSMKIITDIFEFCSKNMPKWNTISISGYHIREAGANAVQELAFTFCDGIAYVDAAIKSGLDPNVFGKQLSFFFAAHNNFLEEIAKFRAARRIWARIMKERFKVTNPEALKLRFHTQTGGSTLTAQQPLNNIVRVALQALAAVLGGTQSLHTNSFDEALGLPTEESVQVALRTQQIIAYESGVADTVDPLAGSFVIETLTNEIENRVWEYIEKVDSLGGMVRAIETGYVQKEIHNSAYEQQLAVEKKEQIVVGVNAFQTDQEHQLKNILKVDPSVEERQVIALKKLRKERDNDAVRSALKNLKQAAKNGENIVPYVFDAVSVYATLGEITDTLRDVFGEYTESMIL, from the coding sequence ATGTATGATAAAGAGTTTTTGAATAGCCTTTCAAAAAAGGTAAAAGAGTGGGAAGAACAACTCCAAGCAGAATTGAAGAAGTTTCCTGAAAGATCAGAGAGATTTGGATCAAGATCTGGTATAGAGATCAGAAGAGTTTATACACCGCTTGATCTTCAAAATACCGATTATTTAAATGATCTTGGAATGCCTGGAGAATATCCTTTCACAAGAGGCGTGCAAAGAACAATGTACCGTGGAAGATTTTGGACTATGCGCCAGTATGCTGGTTTTGGTACGGCAGAGGAAACGAATAAAAGATTCAAATACCTCTTGCAACAAGGGCAGACAGGTCTGTCAGTGGCATTTGATTTACCAACTCAAATGGGATATGATTCAGACCACCCACTTGCACAAGGGGAAGTTGGTCGTGTAGGTGTTGCCGTTGATTCTTTGAGAGATATAGAAATTCTTTTTGATAGCATTCCCTTAAAAGATGTGAGCACTTCAATGACAATAAACTCAACAGCCGCTATTTTACTTGGTATGTATGCTGTCACTGCGCAAAAGCAAGGTGCCAACATTGGCGAACTCAGGGGAACCATACAAAACGACGTTCTAAAAGAATATATTGCAAGAGGAACATACATCTTTCCCCCTCAACCTTCGATGAAGATCATAACCGATATCTTTGAATTCTGCTCAAAAAATATGCCAAAATGGAATACGATAAGCATCAGCGGTTATCACATACGTGAAGCTGGTGCAAATGCCGTTCAGGAACTCGCTTTTACCTTTTGTGATGGTATAGCTTATGTTGATGCGGCGATCAAATCTGGACTCGATCCCAATGTTTTTGGTAAGCAACTATCATTTTTCTTTGCGGCACACAACAATTTTCTGGAAGAGATCGCAAAATTCAGAGCTGCACGCAGAATTTGGGCAAGGATCATGAAAGAGAGATTCAAGGTTACCAACCCGGAGGCACTCAAATTGAGGTTTCATACCCAAACGGGTGGTTCTACATTGACTGCACAGCAACCACTCAACAACATCGTTCGTGTTGCTTTGCAAGCCTTAGCCGCTGTCCTTGGTGGTACTCAATCGCTGCACACAAATTCATTCGACGAAGCCTTGGGATTACCAACGGAAGAGTCGGTACAGGTTGCGTTGAGAACGCAACAGATAATCGCATATGAATCTGGCGTAGCTGACACAGTTGATCCCCTTGCTGGATCATTTGTGATCGAAACTTTGACCAACGAGATAGAAAATAGAGTATGGGAATACATAGAAAAAGTGGATTCGTTGGGTGGTATGGTTAGGGCAATTGAAACAGGATATGTTCAAAAGGAAATTCACAACAGTGCCTATGAGCAACAACTCGCCGTTGAGAAGAAAGAACAAATCGTGGTTGGTGTGAATGCGTTTCAGACAGATCAAGAACACCAGTTGAAAAACATCTTAAAGGTCGATCCATCTGTCGAAGAAAGGCAAGTAATCGCTTTGAAAAAACTCAGAAAAGAGCGAGATAATGATGCTGTTCGAAGCGCATTGAAAAACCTTAAGCAAGCCGCGAAAAATGGTGAGAATATAGTACCATATGTATTCGATGCAGTCAGTGTGTATGCAACGCTGGGCGAGATCACAGACACCCTAAGAGATGTTTTCGGTGAGTATACCGAATCCATGATTTTGTGA
- a CDS encoding cobalamin B12-binding domain-containing protein has protein sequence MRIFRILIAKPGLDGHDRGAKVVAHALRDAGFEVIYTGLRQTPEQIVRTALQEDVDLIGLSILSGAHLQLSKKVIDLMKKEGIEHIPVFVGGIIPPDDVPQLLQMGVKRVFGPGTPLSKIVEEVKSILQEGVASTGGS, from the coding sequence ATGAGAATCTTTAGAATTCTTATTGCTAAACCTGGTCTTGATGGTCATGATCGTGGTGCAAAGGTCGTGGCGCATGCCTTGCGCGATGCTGGTTTTGAGGTGATTTACACTGGTCTTCGTCAGACACCTGAACAGATAGTTAGAACTGCTCTACAGGAAGATGTCGATTTGATAGGTCTTTCGATATTATCTGGAGCACATTTACAGCTTTCAAAAAAGGTTATTGATTTGATGAAAAAAGAAGGAATAGAGCATATACCGGTTTTCGTTGGAGGAATCATCCCACCCGATGATGTACCACAACTCCTTCAAATGGGAGTAAAAAGAGTCTTTGGACCTGGTACGCCATTGTCAAAGATCGTAGAAGAAGTCAAATCCATCTTGCAAGAGGGAGTGGCAAGTACAGGTGGATCATAA
- the meaB gene encoding methylmalonyl Co-A mutase-associated GTPase MeaB, with protein MDHKTLAKLITQIENNPELAPEIVGRFPEHQSKVIGFTGSPGVGKSSLIDRVIRWIRNKDLSVAVVAIDPSSPFSKGAFLGDRIRMRDHFVDEKVFIRSMASRGALGGLCDAVFDVVNLLEASGFDYVLVETVGVGQSEVEISNLADLTVLVLSPGLGDDVQMLKAGVMEIADLYVVNKSDLPESDTLYTQLLAFISLAGKSEEQLCKTSSHTLDGVQELVEKIEKLWQFFHDNGTLRHRRKKRTQHHAEHILRKMIQQVMYSIGDYQVEDPYEFVELALSKLCKIHSKNGQGGGI; from the coding sequence GTGGATCATAAGACACTTGCAAAGTTGATCACCCAGATAGAGAACAACCCCGAGTTGGCACCAGAAATCGTTGGACGTTTTCCTGAACATCAGTCAAAAGTAATAGGTTTCACCGGGAGTCCTGGTGTTGGGAAGAGTAGCCTTATCGATCGAGTTATCAGATGGATCAGAAACAAAGATCTGTCAGTTGCCGTGGTTGCCATTGATCCATCCAGTCCTTTTAGTAAGGGTGCGTTCTTAGGTGATCGCATAAGAATGAGAGATCATTTCGTCGATGAAAAAGTTTTCATCAGGAGTATGGCGTCTCGTGGGGCTCTCGGCGGACTTTGCGACGCGGTATTTGATGTGGTAAACCTGTTAGAAGCAAGTGGATTTGATTATGTATTAGTCGAAACAGTTGGAGTTGGACAATCTGAGGTGGAGATTTCTAATCTGGCCGATCTCACTGTTTTGGTATTATCACCAGGTCTCGGAGACGATGTTCAGATGTTAAAAGCTGGTGTAATGGAGATAGCAGATCTTTATGTGGTGAACAAGAGTGACCTACCGGAAAGCGATACTCTCTACACTCAACTCCTTGCCTTTATTTCACTCGCTGGTAAGAGTGAAGAGCAGTTATGTAAAACAAGTTCGCATACACTCGATGGGGTACAAGAGCTTGTTGAGAAAATAGAGAAATTGTGGCAATTCTTTCATGACAACGGGACGTTGAGACATAGAAGAAAGAAAAGAACCCAACACCATGCCGAGCACATTCTAAGAAAGATGATACAACAAGTTATGTACTCAATTGGGGATTATCAGGTAGAAGACCCATACGAATTTGTGGAATTGGCGCTGTCGAAGTTATGCAAAATTCACTCAAAAAATGGTCAGGGGGGAGGGATTTGA
- a CDS encoding 5'-methylthioadenosine/S-adenosylhomocysteine nucleosidase, with protein sequence MIAAVGVLPQEIMPLVDGLTHRLENAELIRRPVIRGVIGSNEIIITSGCVGKIETAALIQSLIDHYKVDAIVVLGAAGALRNDLSIGSIVAGSGYIEYDFTPRVNLDLILEPRQSCFSDFLEKNDFISGLIASGDRFITTDVEAKKIFESTSALCVDMDSAAAAKVCIENDVEFLSLKVIVDIAGSRAIEQYIENHQKFGSKPAITLLEYLSNNRFICGGER encoded by the coding sequence TTGATTGCCGCTGTTGGTGTATTACCTCAAGAAATCATGCCTCTTGTTGATGGGTTAACACATAGATTGGAAAATGCTGAATTGATTAGAAGACCTGTGATCAGAGGTGTGATTGGAAGTAACGAGATCATAATAACAAGCGGTTGCGTTGGAAAGATAGAGACTGCAGCGTTAATTCAAAGTTTGATAGATCATTACAAGGTAGATGCCATCGTTGTTCTTGGCGCTGCTGGAGCATTGAGAAATGATCTTTCAATTGGCTCAATTGTGGCTGGTTCTGGATATATTGAATATGATTTCACTCCAAGAGTAAATTTGGATTTAATCTTAGAACCACGTCAAAGTTGTTTTTCAGATTTTCTCGAGAAAAATGATTTCATCTCTGGATTGATTGCCTCTGGAGATAGATTCATCACAACAGATGTAGAGGCAAAGAAAATCTTTGAATCAACATCTGCACTGTGTGTGGATATGGATTCTGCAGCGGCGGCAAAGGTGTGTATTGAAAACGATGTAGAATTCTTGTCGCTGAAAGTAATTGTCGATATCGCCGGATCGAGGGCTATTGAGCAATATATAGAGAATCATCAAAAATTTGGAAGTAAACCTGCAATTACTCTTTTGGAATATCTTTCAAATAATCGATTCATATGTGGGGGAGAAAGATGA
- the ligA gene encoding NAD-dependent DNA ligase LigA — protein MSNIPEEVKKRVEELREQIEYHNYRYYVLADPVISDEEYDRLMKELIDLEKTYPELVTPDSPTQRIGDKVLDEFRTVQHSEPMLSLDNTYDETQIREFDDRVKRALELQVVEYVAELKIDGVSVALRYEKGKFVLGLTRGDGTRGEDITENLKRVHSIPLRLREPIDIEVRGEIYMPVQEFERLNNERLDLGEPLFANPRNATAGTIRQLDTSVTRRRHLDSFIYYVLNPEKYNLKTQWDALNWLKNLGFKVNPDSKLCKNIDQVIEYWSEWTHRKDDLSYWVDGVVVKVNQFELQRMLGTTAKAPRWAIAFKFPSQKVETKILDITVQVGRTGVLTPVAELEPVQLAGTVVKRASLHNFDYIEEKDIRIGDWVYIEKAGGIIPQVLYVDTNKRTGQEKKIKIPESCPICSGKVGKLNSDDVALRCLNPHCPAKLKRSLETFAARNALDIKGLGEKIIERLVDSGLVKDLADIFYLTPFELTQLGSGIGHKTIANLLSQIEQSKNAPLHKVITGLGIPMVGEKTARILSENMRSIEKIMNATVDELTQIPGIGPEVARSIREYFDDDKTKELIKKLQKAGLRLQEDQRQHEQVLAGLTFAITGVLKNFSRNQIENLIHSLSGKVTDSVTKNTDYLIVGENPGSKLDKAKSIGIKIITESEFLELIKFKAKSPQQQKLF, from the coding sequence ATGAGCAATATCCCAGAAGAAGTTAAAAAAAGGGTGGAAGAACTGCGAGAGCAGATAGAATATCACAACTACAGATATTACGTCCTGGCTGATCCTGTGATAAGTGATGAAGAATACGACAGATTAATGAAAGAACTCATTGATTTAGAAAAGACATATCCTGAATTGGTAACACCAGATTCACCAACTCAGAGAATAGGTGACAAAGTTTTAGATGAATTCAGAACCGTTCAACATTCAGAGCCTATGTTGAGCCTGGATAATACCTATGACGAAACTCAAATAAGAGAATTCGATGATCGTGTAAAAAGAGCGCTTGAACTACAGGTTGTTGAATATGTTGCTGAATTGAAGATAGATGGAGTTTCAGTTGCGCTGAGATATGAAAAAGGCAAGTTTGTTTTAGGATTGACAAGGGGAGACGGAACGCGAGGCGAGGACATAACAGAAAATTTGAAGAGAGTTCACAGCATTCCTTTGAGATTGAGAGAGCCAATTGATATCGAAGTACGTGGAGAAATCTATATGCCAGTTCAAGAATTTGAAAGACTCAATAACGAGAGATTGGATCTTGGAGAACCACTTTTCGCAAATCCCCGAAACGCAACAGCGGGGACTATTAGACAGCTCGATACGAGTGTCACGAGAAGAAGACATCTTGATTCATTCATATACTATGTTCTGAACCCGGAAAAATACAATCTCAAAACCCAATGGGATGCTCTCAATTGGCTAAAAAATCTGGGTTTCAAAGTGAATCCAGATTCAAAACTTTGCAAAAACATAGACCAGGTTATCGAATATTGGAGTGAGTGGACACATAGAAAAGATGACCTATCATATTGGGTTGATGGTGTGGTTGTGAAGGTGAATCAGTTTGAGTTGCAAAGGATGCTTGGAACGACAGCCAAGGCACCAAGATGGGCAATAGCCTTTAAATTCCCATCTCAAAAGGTGGAGACGAAAATATTGGATATAACCGTTCAAGTTGGCCGAACCGGTGTTTTAACTCCTGTTGCAGAACTCGAACCCGTCCAACTTGCGGGAACTGTGGTTAAAAGGGCTTCACTACATAATTTTGACTATATCGAAGAAAAAGATATCAGGATCGGTGACTGGGTTTATATAGAAAAGGCTGGTGGAATAATTCCTCAGGTTCTCTATGTAGACACAAATAAACGAACTGGTCAAGAGAAAAAGATAAAGATACCTGAAAGCTGTCCTATATGTTCTGGGAAGGTGGGAAAGTTAAACTCAGACGATGTTGCACTCAGATGTCTTAACCCACATTGCCCAGCAAAATTGAAGAGATCTCTTGAAACTTTTGCAGCTCGAAACGCACTTGATATCAAGGGGTTAGGAGAAAAGATTATAGAAAGATTGGTTGATTCTGGTTTAGTAAAGGACCTTGCAGACATATTTTACTTAACTCCTTTTGAGCTTACGCAACTTGGTTCTGGAATAGGTCATAAAACAATTGCCAATCTCCTATCACAGATAGAACAATCGAAAAATGCACCTTTGCATAAGGTCATCACAGGACTTGGTATACCTATGGTTGGCGAAAAGACGGCTCGAATCTTGTCTGAGAACATGAGAAGCATTGAAAAAATCATGAATGCAACTGTTGATGAATTAACCCAGATACCTGGTATAGGACCTGAAGTAGCCAGAAGTATAAGGGAATATTTTGACGATGATAAAACAAAAGAATTAATCAAAAAATTACAGAAAGCAGGACTGAGACTTCAGGAAGATCAAAGACAACACGAACAAGTACTTGCCGGATTGACCTTTGCAATTACGGGTGTCTTGAAGAATTTCTCAAGAAATCAAATAGAAAATCTCATACATTCACTAAGTGGGAAGGTTACCGATAGTGTAACAAAAAACACCGACTATCTCATAGTCGGTGAGAATCCAGGCTCCAAGTTGGATAAAGCAAAAAGCATAGGAATAAAAATCATAACTGAATCAGAATTTCTCGAGCTTATAAAGTTTAAAGCTAAAAGTCCCCAACAGCAAAAGTTATTCTAA